The Nostoc sp. 'Lobaria pulmonaria (5183) cyanobiont' genome window below encodes:
- the eboE gene encoding metabolite traffic protein EboE, producing the protein MKITNNNNFHLTYCSNIHPGESWLEVFTNLENYIPKLKSRLSPTEPFGIGLRLADVAAKQLLESNNLAEFQAWLTQQDLYVFTLNGFPYGGFHRQVVKDQVYAPDWSTQERVNYTLNLAKVLATLLPEGLDGGISTLPLSYKPWWVKDQATFETVLKKSCLNIASVVVEMIRISEETGKILHIDLEPEPDGLIENTSEVIDFYQNWLLPIGGSYLSEKLNIEPDLAETKLLEHIRVCYDTCHFSVEYEQPQSVFTRLQSAGIKIGKIQISAAIKVKIPAEVEKRSLIVERLRPFAESTYLHQVIERRSDATLHHYPDLITALPHLEQSLAEEWRTHFHVPIFIHDYQILQSTQDDIATVLHLLQTNNACSHLEIETYTWDVLPSEMKIDLLTSIQREYEWVLKEFTAN; encoded by the coding sequence ATGAAAATTACAAACAACAATAATTTTCACTTAACTTATTGCAGCAATATTCATCCTGGTGAAAGTTGGCTAGAGGTTTTCACCAATTTAGAAAACTATATTCCCAAACTAAAATCACGTTTATCGCCTACAGAACCTTTTGGTATTGGCTTGAGATTAGCAGATGTTGCCGCAAAACAGCTTTTAGAAAGTAATAACTTAGCTGAATTTCAAGCTTGGCTGACTCAACAAGATTTATATGTTTTCACCTTAAACGGATTCCCTTATGGCGGATTCCATCGACAGGTGGTAAAAGACCAAGTTTATGCACCAGATTGGTCTACACAAGAACGGGTTAATTATACATTAAACTTAGCAAAAGTTTTAGCTACTCTGTTACCCGAAGGACTTGATGGCGGAATTTCTACATTACCATTATCCTATAAACCTTGGTGGGTAAAAGACCAAGCAACTTTCGAAACAGTTTTGAAAAAGAGTTGTTTGAATATAGCATCAGTTGTTGTAGAAATGATTCGCATCAGCGAAGAAACAGGCAAGATACTTCATATTGATTTAGAACCTGAGCCTGATGGTTTAATTGAAAATACCTCAGAAGTAATTGACTTTTATCAAAATTGGTTATTGCCAATAGGTGGTAGTTATTTATCAGAGAAATTAAATATCGAGCCGGATTTAGCAGAGACTAAATTGCTAGAACACATTCGTGTTTGCTATGATACCTGCCATTTTTCAGTTGAATATGAGCAGCCACAATCTGTATTTACGCGTTTGCAATCGGCAGGAATTAAGATTGGGAAAATTCAAATCAGCGCTGCAATTAAAGTAAAAATACCTGCTGAGGTTGAGAAGCGTAGTTTGATAGTTGAACGCTTACGTCCTTTTGCAGAATCTACCTATCTTCATCAGGTAATAGAACGTCGTAGCGATGCTACACTCCATCACTATCCTGATTTAATAACTGCATTACCACATTTAGAGCAATCTCTCGCTGAAGAATGGCGCACTCACTTTCATGTGCCAATTTTTATTCATGATTATCAAATTTTGCAATCTACCCAAGATGACATTGCTACTGTTTTGCATCTACTTCAGACAAATAATGCTTGCTCCCATTTAGAAATTGAGACTTACACTTGGGATGTATTGCCATCAGAAATGAAGATAGATTTGCTAACTTCTATTCAGCGTGAATATGAGTGGGTATTAAAAGAATTTACTGCAAATTAA
- a CDS encoding alkaline phosphatase family protein, protein MKKTVILNVVGLTPSLLGENTPFLSSWAAIGQVLPIKKVLPAVTCSVQATYLTGKLPDEHGIVANGWYFRDECEVKFWRQSNKLVQAPKVWEIAKSIDPTFTCANLFWWYNMYSTADYAITPRPMYPADGRKLPDIYTHPSDVRSQIQSDLGNFPLFDFWGPKTSISSSQWIANSAKWIEERYSPTLSLVYLPHLDYCLQKFGNNQTQIQADLREIDAVCGDLIEYYQARNIQVIILSEYGITPVSQAVDLNRVLRENGLIAVREELGRELLDFGASIAFAVADHQIAHVYVNDPAYIPKVRSLLEATEGVAQVLDDEGKQAYHLDHPRSGELVAIAQSDAWFTYYYWLDDAKAPDFARTVDIHRKPGYDPVELFLDPQIKFPQGKIALKLLKKQLGFRYLMDVIPLDASLVRGSHGNITTSPSEGPLFITHQTHLVDEHQIEATDVCSLILKHLYI, encoded by the coding sequence ATGAAAAAAACAGTTATTCTAAATGTCGTGGGATTAACGCCCAGCTTACTAGGAGAAAATACGCCGTTTTTATCTTCTTGGGCGGCTATTGGGCAAGTGCTTCCCATCAAAAAAGTGCTACCTGCTGTAACTTGTTCTGTTCAGGCTACTTATTTAACAGGAAAATTGCCTGATGAACATGGAATTGTCGCTAATGGTTGGTACTTCCGCGATGAATGCGAAGTAAAGTTTTGGCGACAATCTAATAAACTCGTACAGGCTCCCAAAGTTTGGGAAATAGCTAAATCAATTGACCCAACTTTCACTTGTGCCAACCTTTTTTGGTGGTACAATATGTACTCTACAGCAGATTATGCGATTACGCCGCGTCCAATGTATCCCGCAGATGGGCGAAAATTACCTGATATTTATACCCATCCTAGTGATGTGCGCTCGCAAATTCAATCTGATTTAGGAAATTTTCCTCTGTTCGATTTCTGGGGCCCAAAAACTTCTATTAGTTCTAGCCAATGGATTGCCAATTCAGCAAAATGGATTGAGGAACGTTATAGCCCGACATTATCACTAGTTTATTTACCACATTTAGATTACTGTCTGCAAAAATTTGGTAACAATCAAACACAGATTCAAGCAGATTTGCGAGAAATTGATGCTGTTTGTGGCGATTTAATTGAATATTATCAAGCACGTAATATTCAGGTAATTATTCTTTCTGAGTATGGCATTACGCCAGTTTCTCAAGCTGTGGACTTGAACCGCGTATTACGGGAAAATGGTTTAATTGCCGTGCGAGAAGAATTAGGGCGAGAACTGCTCGATTTTGGGGCTAGCATTGCCTTTGCCGTTGCCGATCACCAAATTGCTCATGTATATGTGAACGATCCCGCGTACATCCCGAAAGTGCGATCGCTTTTAGAAGCGACTGAAGGCGTGGCGCAGGTATTGGATGACGAAGGTAAACAAGCCTACCATCTCGATCATCCTAGATCGGGAGAGTTGGTAGCGATCGCTCAATCTGACGCTTGGTTTACCTATTATTATTGGCTCGATGATGCGAAAGCGCCTGATTTTGCTAGAACAGTAGATATCCACCGCAAACCTGGTTACGATCCTGTAGAACTTTTCCTCGATCCGCAAATAAAATTCCCCCAAGGAAAAATTGCTCTGAAGTTACTTAAGAAACAACTGGGTTTTCGCTACCTGATGGATGTGATTCCTCTGGATGCTTCTCTGGTGCGTGGTTCTCACGGTAACATTACCACTTCTCCATCTGAAGGGCCTCTATTTATCACCCATCAAACTCACCTGGTTGACGAACATCAAATTGAGGCGACAGATGTTTGCTCGTTGATTCTCAAACATTTATATATCTGA
- a CDS encoding EboA family metabolite traffic protein: MSKVNQLLHHWLFKSVSEKAFTWLSQKQAQIASGAAERVFFTAFSAVPRYLGKQDLQLTFQDLEAAQDVIPGWYPGHWSVEQAGRTLLLLALPHDDPQGYVRSLDRVFSTADMGELVVLYQSLPLLPHPELHRHRTAEGIRSNMSNVFQAIALRNPYPANYLDNAAWNQMVLKAVFVGSPLHLIWGLDRRANPELARMLADYAHERWAAKRTVTPELWRPVGRFADSAIITDLEKVLVNGTIDEQEAAALACAESSLPQAQALLSHYPDLQSSIQQGNLTWSSFSRDRLFVYK, translated from the coding sequence ATGAGTAAAGTAAACCAATTACTGCATCACTGGCTGTTCAAGTCTGTTTCAGAAAAAGCTTTTACTTGGTTGTCACAAAAGCAGGCACAGATTGCAAGCGGCGCTGCTGAGAGAGTGTTTTTTACGGCTTTTAGTGCTGTGCCGCGTTATCTAGGTAAACAGGATTTGCAGTTAACATTCCAGGATTTGGAAGCAGCACAGGATGTGATTCCCGGTTGGTATCCTGGTCATTGGAGTGTAGAGCAGGCAGGTCGCACACTCTTGCTTTTAGCATTGCCCCACGATGATCCTCAGGGCTATGTGCGATCGCTCGATCGAGTCTTCTCCACTGCCGATATGGGGGAGTTGGTTGTGCTTTATCAAAGTTTGCCGTTATTACCACACCCAGAGTTACATCGCCATCGTACTGCTGAGGGAATTCGTAGCAATATGAGCAATGTATTCCAAGCCATAGCACTACGTAACCCTTATCCAGCGAATTATTTAGATAATGCTGCTTGGAATCAGATGGTGCTGAAGGCTGTGTTTGTCGGCAGTCCGTTACATCTAATTTGGGGTCTAGATCGGCGTGCTAACCCTGAATTGGCGAGGATGTTGGCAGACTATGCTCATGAACGTTGGGCAGCTAAACGCACAGTTACGCCAGAACTTTGGCGACCTGTAGGACGGTTTGCCGATAGCGCCATCATCACAGATTTGGAAAAAGTACTGGTTAATGGAACTATAGACGAACAAGAAGCAGCAGCCTTAGCTTGTGCTGAGTCTTCTTTACCCCAAGCGCAAGCATTACTTTCTCATTACCCAGATTTACAGTCATCCATTCAACAAGGTAATCTGACTTGGAGCAGTTTTAGCCGCGATCGCCTTTTTGTTTACAAATAA
- a CDS encoding TatD family hydrolase, producing MCSRTTYDYLVMREYGIVAVIEPAFWLGQPRTNAGSFKDYFSSLVGWERFRASQFGIQHYCTIGLNPKEANNEALATEVMELLPLYACKEGVVAIGEIGYDDMTEAEDKYFCQQLELAKELDSLVLIHTPHRNKKVGASRSMDRCIEYGLDPSQVVIDHNNEETVEEVLGRGFWAAFTIYPQTKMGNARMVEVVRKYGCDRIIVDSSADWGISDPLAVPKTAQLMLDRGIPEEHVRAVCYENALAAYSQTGQMKASDWLNPQSIDQRQLFSGNSVLRGQEPGIKSVSDYVLIE from the coding sequence ATGTGTTCCCGTACTACTTACGATTACTTAGTAATGCGGGAATATGGAATTGTTGCCGTTATTGAACCAGCCTTTTGGTTAGGACAACCCCGAACTAACGCTGGCTCATTTAAAGACTATTTCAGTAGTCTTGTGGGCTGGGAACGATTTCGTGCTAGTCAGTTTGGCATCCAACACTATTGCACAATCGGCCTAAATCCGAAAGAAGCTAATAATGAGGCGCTAGCAACTGAAGTTATGGAACTGCTACCACTTTACGCGTGTAAAGAGGGAGTTGTTGCCATTGGCGAAATTGGCTATGACGATATGACAGAAGCAGAAGATAAGTACTTTTGTCAACAGTTAGAATTAGCCAAAGAACTCGATAGTTTGGTACTAATTCATACTCCTCACCGTAACAAGAAGGTGGGTGCTAGTCGGAGTATGGATCGCTGTATTGAATATGGCTTAGATCCTTCACAGGTAGTTATCGATCACAACAACGAAGAAACTGTTGAAGAAGTATTAGGACGCGGTTTTTGGGCGGCTTTCACGATTTACCCACAGACGAAGATGGGTAACGCCAGGATGGTTGAAGTTGTCCGTAAGTATGGATGCGATCGCATCATTGTAGATAGTAGTGCTGATTGGGGTATTAGCGATCCTTTGGCAGTCCCAAAAACGGCTCAGTTGATGTTAGATAGGGGTATTCCTGAAGAACATGTGCGAGCAGTTTGTTATGAAAATGCCCTAGCTGCTTACAGTCAAACTGGGCAGATGAAAGCGTCAGACTGGCTCAATCCTCAATCTATCGATCAACGTCAATTGTTCAGTGGTAATTCTGTGCTGCGGGGACAAGAACCAGGAATCAAATCAGTTTCAGATTATGTGTTGATTGAGTAG
- the eboC gene encoding UbiA-like protein EboC (EboC, a homolog the polyprenyltransferase UbiA, belongs to system of proteins involved in the trafficking of precursor metabolites to an extracytoplasmic compartment so that the biosynthesis of certain natural products, such as scytonemin, can be completed.) — MNVASLNFQGWRGYLELMRPANIVTAWADILLGFAASGSGIIFTKLINGEATFAILIPFAWLLLATTGLYGGGIVFNDVFDAELDAKERPNRAIPSGRVSRQNATLLGSILFAIGIVAAFQVSLLSAAIAIFITLSCLLYNSLAKHHPFFGPLNMGLCRGSNLLLGVSAVPEIIGERWYLALIPVLYIAAITAISQGEVHGGKKITGVLALLLIAIVLTAVLALGLLKEYTAIAALPFAILLAIRILPKFIKAAREPIAENIRNAVKIGVLSLIVLDATVASGFAGLYYGLFVLILLPISMKLAKVFAVT, encoded by the coding sequence GTGAATGTTGCAAGCTTAAATTTTCAAGGCTGGCGGGGTTATTTAGAATTGATGCGTCCTGCTAATATTGTTACTGCTTGGGCGGATATTCTTCTTGGTTTTGCTGCTTCTGGCTCTGGAATAATTTTTACTAAATTAATTAATGGCGAAGCAACTTTTGCCATACTAATTCCATTCGCTTGGTTGTTATTAGCTACAACTGGTCTATATGGTGGCGGGATAGTTTTTAACGATGTTTTCGATGCTGAATTAGATGCAAAAGAGCGACCAAATAGAGCAATTCCCAGTGGTCGCGTATCTCGTCAAAATGCTACTTTATTGGGAAGTATACTGTTTGCGATCGGGATTGTAGCTGCTTTTCAAGTATCGTTGTTGAGTGCTGCGATCGCTATTTTTATCACTCTTTCATGCCTCCTCTATAACTCACTCGCTAAACATCATCCTTTTTTCGGCCCTTTAAATATGGGTTTGTGCCGTGGCAGTAACTTATTATTAGGTGTAAGTGCTGTACCAGAAATCATCGGAGAACGTTGGTATTTAGCGCTGATTCCTGTTCTTTATATTGCTGCTATCACCGCAATTAGTCAGGGTGAAGTTCACGGAGGTAAAAAGATTACGGGAGTACTCGCGCTACTGTTGATTGCAATAGTTTTGACAGCAGTTTTAGCTTTAGGATTATTAAAAGAGTATACAGCGATCGCAGCCCTACCATTCGCTATTTTATTAGCTATCCGAATCTTGCCTAAATTTATCAAAGCTGCAAGGGAACCGATAGCCGAAAATATCCGAAATGCTGTGAAAATAGGTGTTTTATCTCTGATAGTCTTAGATGCAACCGTTGCATCAGGTTTTGCTGGTTTGTATTACGGTTTATTCGTTTTAATCTTACTACCAATTTCGATGAAGTTAGCAAAAGTATTTGCTGTTACTTAA